In Thermosynechococcus sichuanensis E542, a single genomic region encodes these proteins:
- a CDS encoding aspartate carbamoyltransferase catalytic subunit, with product MTPTLTPSLQWQRRHVLSLQDFTVAELDIVLQTALSFQEVLNRRTKKVPTLQARVVANLFFESSTRTRNSFELAAKRLSADILNFSPGTSALSKGETILDTAKTLWAMGAEFMVIRHQQSGVPQTIAAEMDRLGGQVAVLNAGDGLHEHPSQALLDLFTLCQLYDPRQPRCALLQGKKIAIVGDIRHSRVARSNLYSLKAAGADVHLAGPPTLLPLEFAEYGATLHWTVEPALADADIVMTLRLQRERMDQHLIPSLREYHQQFGITHERLHLCRPAVRVLHPGPVNRGVELSSALLDDPQFSLVNQQVSSGVAVRMALLYLMGTYHEVKP from the coding sequence ATGACACCTACCCTCACTCCATCCCTCCAATGGCAGCGGCGCCACGTCCTCTCCCTCCAAGACTTTACGGTGGCGGAGCTAGATATTGTGCTGCAAACGGCGCTGAGTTTTCAGGAAGTCCTGAATCGTCGTACCAAAAAAGTTCCTACCCTCCAAGCGCGGGTGGTTGCCAATCTCTTCTTTGAAAGTTCGACGCGCACTCGCAATAGCTTTGAATTGGCGGCCAAACGGCTTTCTGCCGATATTCTCAACTTTTCCCCCGGTACCTCGGCCTTAAGTAAAGGGGAAACGATCCTCGATACCGCTAAGACCCTATGGGCAATGGGGGCAGAGTTCATGGTGATTCGCCATCAGCAGTCGGGGGTGCCCCAGACGATTGCGGCGGAAATGGATCGCCTTGGCGGTCAAGTGGCGGTTCTCAATGCCGGTGATGGCTTGCACGAGCATCCTTCCCAGGCGTTGCTGGATCTCTTTACCCTCTGCCAACTTTATGATCCGCGTCAGCCCCGCTGTGCCCTATTGCAGGGGAAGAAAATTGCCATTGTCGGCGATATTCGTCATTCCCGCGTGGCGCGATCAAACCTCTATAGCCTCAAGGCCGCGGGTGCCGATGTGCATTTGGCAGGGCCACCCACCCTCCTACCGCTGGAATTTGCAGAGTATGGCGCAACCCTCCACTGGACAGTGGAACCCGCCCTTGCCGATGCGGACATTGTAATGACGCTGCGCCTGCAACGGGAACGCATGGATCAGCACTTAATTCCCAGTTTGCGGGAATACCATCAGCAGTTTGGCATCACCCATGAGCGACTGCACCTGTGCCGACCAGCGGTGCGGGTTTTGCACCCAGGACCGGTGAATCGTGGTGTAGAACTGAGTTCAGCGCTACTGGATGATCCGCAGTTCAGCTTAGTGAATCAGCAGGTAAGCAGTGGCGTGGCGGTGCGAATGGCATTACTGTACTTAATGGGAACATACCACGAGGTCAAGCCATGA
- a CDS encoding 2Fe-2S iron-sulfur cluster binding domain-containing protein, whose amino-acid sequence MIRVTFLPEQVSVEAEAGEGWLSVAARAGVDIPTGCRMGSCGACTVELEDGEEIRACISTIAGDRDDGTHITAYVFRDPTW is encoded by the coding sequence ATGATTAGGGTGACGTTTCTGCCGGAGCAGGTGTCCGTGGAAGCGGAAGCGGGTGAAGGTTGGCTGAGTGTCGCTGCGCGAGCTGGGGTGGACATTCCCACGGGTTGTCGCATGGGGAGTTGTGGTGCTTGTACCGTGGAACTGGAAGATGGCGAAGAAATTCGTGCCTGTATTTCCACCATTGCGGGCGATCGCGACGATGGCACCCACATTACTGCCTACGTTTTTCGTGATCCGACTTGGTAA
- a CDS encoding SLC13 family permease, translating into MLIEHWHAFAAGTIFLGVILLIMTEWINITIAAFLGAILLVFLNIMTLGEAISYIGRSHGTLALFFGVMVLVRAFEPTKVFEYLATQMVILARGQGKRLLLGIVALTTPICAVLPNATTVMLLAPLLPPMAAEVGVDFVPLIILMVIVSNSAGLLTLVGDPATYIVGDAINLSFADYLLRLSLGGVLAIAVIVFCLPILFRRIWRKELNSLDHLPHPKINHPRTLAVGCVIIVFVLTFFVIGDGMVVKVAPPAVALMGAALALLLSHQSKIDTVTHILRDVDWATLIFFMSIFVLIGGLEKTGIIGQLSHILAIVIGQNIFFGSLLLLFTIGIVSSVIPNIPLVVAMVPLLKKYLVDVGLAGAEILHVGYGGDLPAQVLPLFYAMMLGATLGGNATLVGASANIVGAGIAELHGRRISFKTFLRYGIPITALQLGVSALFLTVRFLIWQ; encoded by the coding sequence ATGCTGATTGAACACTGGCATGCATTCGCTGCTGGCACGATCTTCCTAGGCGTGATCCTTCTGATCATGACCGAGTGGATCAACATTACGATTGCGGCCTTTTTGGGGGCAATTCTCCTTGTCTTTCTCAATATCATGACCCTTGGGGAGGCCATTAGCTACATTGGCCGCAGTCATGGTACCCTTGCTCTCTTTTTTGGGGTCATGGTTCTGGTGCGCGCCTTTGAACCCACCAAGGTATTTGAGTATCTGGCAACCCAAATGGTGATCCTTGCCCGAGGTCAGGGAAAACGCCTGCTGTTGGGGATCGTGGCCCTAACAACCCCCATCTGTGCCGTGCTGCCCAATGCCACAACAGTGATGCTTCTTGCTCCCTTGTTGCCCCCCATGGCGGCTGAAGTGGGGGTGGACTTTGTACCCCTGATTATCCTGATGGTGATTGTCTCTAATAGTGCCGGGTTGCTGACCCTTGTCGGAGATCCAGCGACTTATATTGTCGGGGATGCCATCAATCTTAGTTTTGCCGATTATCTGCTGCGTCTCAGTCTAGGGGGGGTACTGGCGATCGCCGTCATTGTCTTTTGCCTGCCGATTCTCTTTCGCCGTATTTGGCGCAAAGAACTCAACTCCCTCGATCACTTGCCCCACCCAAAAATTAATCATCCCCGCACCCTAGCCGTCGGCTGTGTGATCATCGTCTTTGTCTTGACCTTCTTTGTTATTGGCGATGGCATGGTTGTTAAAGTGGCTCCCCCTGCGGTTGCTTTAATGGGGGCTGCCTTGGCACTCCTTTTGTCCCATCAAAGCAAGATTGATACCGTTACCCACATTCTACGGGATGTGGACTGGGCTACCCTGATCTTCTTTATGAGTATTTTTGTCCTCATTGGCGGCCTTGAGAAAACAGGGATCATTGGCCAACTCTCCCACATCCTTGCCATTGTCATTGGCCAAAATATCTTTTTTGGCTCGCTACTCCTCCTGTTTACGATTGGCATTGTCTCCAGCGTCATTCCCAATATCCCCTTGGTGGTGGCGATGGTACCGCTGCTGAAAAAATACCTTGTAGATGTGGGGCTAGCGGGTGCAGAAATTCTTCATGTCGGCTATGGTGGTGATTTACCAGCACAGGTACTGCCCCTGTTCTATGCCATGATGCTAGGAGCAACCTTGGGGGGCAATGCCACCCTTGTCGGTGCCTCTGCCAACATTGTCGGTGCGGGGATTGCCGAACTCCACGGCCGCCGCATTAGCTTCAAAACTTTCCTGCGCTATGGGATACCGATTACGGCGTTGCAGTTGGGGGTTTCGGCACTCTTTTTGACGGTGCGCTTTCTCATTTGGCAGTGA
- a CDS encoding bifunctional riboflavin kinase/FAD synthetase, whose product MSKCFLCQFNSGLPLQTPTAIALGNFDGVHRGHQQVIRTLVAAAPPDCYRSVITFSPHPQAFFTGEARLLLTPEAEKRALLSQYGIEQVIVLPFTHALAQLSPLEFVEQILVQQLQAKVLSVGFNFGFGRGRSGTAEDLRTLCAAFGIPVHIVPPYCRGSDRVSSSAVRAALAEGDVALARELLGRAYSLTGRVIQGEQLGRQLGFPTANLALPPDKLLPRYGVYACRVTGAAFANEQLGVVNIGMRPTVTGRQVTTEVHLLNWQGNLYNQEITLHLEAFIRPEVRFPSLAALQAQIAADCQVAANLLERVVSYA is encoded by the coding sequence GTGTCAAAATGTTTCCTGTGTCAATTTAACAGTGGCCTACCCTTGCAAACTCCTACGGCGATCGCCCTTGGCAATTTTGACGGTGTCCATCGAGGGCATCAACAGGTTATCCGTACGCTGGTTGCAGCAGCGCCTCCCGATTGTTACCGGTCAGTGATTACGTTTTCGCCCCATCCGCAGGCATTTTTTACGGGAGAAGCGCGCCTGTTGCTGACCCCAGAGGCGGAAAAACGTGCCCTTTTGAGCCAGTATGGCATTGAGCAGGTGATTGTCCTGCCCTTTACCCATGCCCTTGCCCAACTGTCGCCCTTGGAGTTTGTGGAGCAGATTTTGGTACAGCAGTTGCAGGCCAAGGTATTGAGTGTTGGCTTTAATTTTGGCTTTGGCCGTGGGCGATCGGGGACAGCGGAAGATTTGCGCACCCTCTGTGCTGCCTTTGGCATTCCGGTGCATATTGTGCCGCCCTATTGTCGGGGGAGCGATCGCGTCAGCAGCTCAGCCGTACGAGCCGCCCTTGCTGAGGGAGATGTGGCTTTGGCACGGGAACTGTTGGGACGCGCCTACAGCTTGACAGGGAGGGTGATCCAAGGGGAACAGTTGGGACGGCAGTTGGGATTTCCCACCGCTAATTTAGCCCTCCCCCCAGACAAATTATTGCCTCGCTACGGCGTCTATGCCTGCCGCGTTACAGGGGCAGCGTTTGCCAATGAGCAGTTGGGGGTGGTGAATATTGGGATGCGACCGACGGTGACAGGCCGGCAGGTGACGACAGAAGTGCATTTACTAAACTGGCAAGGGAACCTGTACAATCAAGAGATTACACTCCACCTAGAGGCCTTTATTCGCCCAGAGGTACGGTTTCCCAGTTTGGCTGCCCTCCAAGCGCAAATTGCTGCCGATTGCCAAGTAGCGGCTAATCTTCTTGAACGAGTGGTTTCCTATGCGTGA
- a CDS encoding AAA family ATPase, with product MREPLQRLVNNLRQVMVGKEAAIELMLVGVLAGGHVLLEDVPGVGKTLLAKALARSLAGTFQRIQATPDLLPTDLSGTNIWNPKTAEFEFRPGPVFCNILLADEINRATPRTQSALLEVMEEYQVTIDGVTHPLPQPFFVIATQNPVEYQGTFPLPEAQLDRFALCFSLGYPTEEEELQMLQRVQGGLDINQLEPCLSLAEIQQLRQQVLQVRVESVLQKYILALVRASRESDRITLGVSPRGTVMLQRTAQALAFLNGRDYVLPDDVKQLAPHVLAHRLITAAGRSGRACVAELLEMVAVP from the coding sequence ATGCGTGAACCCCTACAGCGACTGGTGAATAACCTTAGACAGGTCATGGTGGGCAAAGAAGCCGCCATTGAACTCATGCTAGTGGGGGTGCTGGCGGGGGGACACGTTTTGCTGGAGGATGTACCGGGCGTAGGAAAAACCCTCTTGGCCAAGGCCTTGGCGCGATCGCTGGCGGGTACCTTTCAGCGCATCCAAGCCACACCCGATCTCCTGCCCACCGACTTATCGGGCACCAATATCTGGAATCCCAAAACAGCAGAGTTTGAGTTTCGCCCAGGACCAGTATTTTGCAATATCCTATTGGCGGATGAGATTAACCGCGCCACACCCCGCACCCAATCGGCACTCCTAGAGGTGATGGAGGAGTACCAAGTCACCATTGATGGCGTCACCCATCCCTTGCCCCAGCCCTTTTTTGTCATTGCCACCCAGAACCCCGTGGAATACCAAGGCACGTTTCCGCTGCCCGAAGCACAGTTGGATCGCTTTGCCCTCTGTTTTAGTTTGGGCTACCCCACGGAGGAAGAGGAGCTACAAATGCTGCAACGGGTGCAGGGGGGCTTAGATATCAATCAACTGGAACCGTGCCTAAGCTTGGCGGAGATTCAACAGTTGCGGCAGCAGGTGCTACAGGTGCGGGTAGAGTCAGTGTTGCAAAAGTACATTCTTGCCCTTGTGCGGGCGAGCCGCGAGAGCGATCGCATTACCTTGGGGGTGAGTCCTCGCGGTACCGTCATGCTACAGCGCACGGCTCAGGCCTTGGCGTTTCTCAATGGTCGTGACTATGTCCTGCCCGATGATGTGAAGCAATTGGCTCCCCATGTGTTGGCACATCGTTTGATTACAGCCGCGGGGCGTTCGGGGCGTGCCTGTGTGGCAGAATTGTTGGAAATGGTAGCGGTTCCCTAG
- a CDS encoding response regulator, with amino-acid sequence MTTILITQALQRQGEIWHSILSSQNITVIWENLDADILAVLEGMETAGLALPQLLLLDMGMTVTNPYRFCQVAQSRFPGIPVVITAGHDRQISAAERRWALRMGAADLLPGIQESSLIATAVSHLTRVLEILNALPIQQDTLMESLSRLTAPTPAPTPAAPTPPPLATPPATPHTQYRGISTVADTAPTPKGEDDGQRRRRYRGSSY; translated from the coding sequence ATGACAACGATACTCATAACCCAAGCCCTCCAACGGCAGGGAGAAATTTGGCACAGCATCCTCAGCAGTCAGAATATTACGGTCATCTGGGAAAACCTCGACGCTGACATCCTTGCCGTGCTAGAGGGTATGGAAACGGCTGGCTTAGCACTGCCCCAATTGCTGCTGTTGGATATGGGCATGACGGTTACGAATCCCTACCGTTTCTGTCAGGTGGCACAGTCTCGCTTTCCGGGGATACCTGTAGTCATTACAGCGGGTCACGATCGCCAAATTAGCGCAGCAGAACGGCGCTGGGCCTTGCGTATGGGGGCTGCGGATCTCTTGCCCGGCATCCAAGAGTCGAGTCTCATTGCCACAGCCGTCTCCCATCTGACACGGGTGTTGGAGATTCTCAATGCCCTACCGATTCAGCAGGATACCCTGATGGAGAGCCTCAGTCGCTTAACAGCACCGACACCAGCCCCGACCCCAGCAGCACCCACGCCGCCACCTCTGGCTACTCCACCCGCCACACCCCATACCCAATATCGGGGCATTAGCACCGTTGCCGACACAGCTCCAACCCCAAAGGGAGAGGATGATGGGCAGCGTCGCCGTCGCTATCGTGGCTCAAGTTATTAA
- a CDS encoding UDP-N-acetylmuramoyl-tripeptide--D-alanyl-D-alanine ligase → MQPHWRGKIVNTTLGAIAQALGLATTHPNLPITGICTDSRQIATGNLFVALRGETFDGHQFVDQAAAAGAIALLVETAVSSPLPQLRVPNTLSAYQRLGQWWRQQSPAKVIAVTGSVGKTTTKEMIAAVLRHYGAVLKTEANFNNEIGVPKTLLQLEPHHQFAVIEMGMRARGEIALLSQIAQPDVAVITNVGTAHIGRLGSREAIAQAKCELLAEMPSGGIAVLNADSPLLLPTAAQVWSGRTITYGLEGGTLRGSYQPPQTLQVGKRTYTVPLAGTHHALNFLAALGVLQALALESDRLPLELTLDLPSGRGGRYLLEPDILLLDETYNAGLESMVAALHLLRSLPGQRHLAVLGPMRELGAFSLSFHEQVGATVAQLNLDGLFILDKGDEGAALARGAGRVPTQQFASHAELVEYLLRQLQAGDRLLFKASHAVALDQVVTELRQRWPKLQCG, encoded by the coding sequence ATGCAGCCACATTGGCGAGGCAAAATCGTGAACACCACCCTAGGGGCGATCGCCCAAGCGTTGGGGCTAGCCACAACTCATCCAAACTTACCCATCACAGGCATTTGTACTGACTCCCGCCAAATCGCAACTGGCAACCTCTTTGTCGCCCTGCGGGGGGAAACCTTTGATGGGCATCAATTTGTCGATCAGGCAGCCGCCGCTGGAGCGATCGCTCTCCTTGTTGAAACAGCGGTATCTTCTCCTCTCCCCCAGCTTCGTGTGCCGAATACCCTAAGTGCCTATCAACGCTTGGGACAGTGGTGGCGGCAGCAATCTCCAGCCAAAGTCATTGCCGTTACTGGTTCCGTGGGCAAAACCACCACCAAGGAAATGATTGCCGCTGTTCTGCGTCACTATGGTGCCGTCCTCAAAACCGAGGCCAACTTCAACAACGAGATTGGCGTGCCCAAAACCCTGTTGCAACTGGAACCCCACCACCAATTTGCCGTGATTGAAATGGGGATGCGTGCTCGCGGTGAAATTGCCCTGTTGAGCCAGATTGCCCAACCGGATGTTGCCGTGATTACCAATGTCGGTACTGCCCATATTGGCCGCCTCGGTTCCCGTGAAGCCATTGCCCAAGCCAAATGCGAACTGCTCGCGGAAATGCCCTCAGGAGGAATAGCGGTGCTCAATGCCGATAGTCCCCTCCTTTTACCGACAGCGGCCCAGGTCTGGTCAGGGCGCACAATTACCTATGGTCTTGAGGGGGGCACCCTGCGGGGGAGCTACCAACCGCCCCAAACCCTCCAGGTGGGTAAACGCACCTATACCGTTCCCCTTGCGGGGACACACCATGCCCTGAACTTTTTGGCTGCCCTTGGGGTGCTGCAAGCCTTGGCTTTAGAGAGCGATCGCCTGCCGTTAGAGTTGACCTTAGACTTGCCCAGTGGTCGCGGTGGCCGTTATCTCCTTGAGCCAGATATTCTCTTGCTGGATGAAACCTACAATGCCGGTCTGGAATCCATGGTGGCGGCCTTGCACCTGTTGCGATCCCTGCCCGGTCAGCGGCATCTGGCGGTTCTTGGCCCCATGCGGGAACTAGGCGCCTTTTCTCTCTCCTTCCATGAGCAGGTGGGGGCCACTGTTGCTCAATTAAACCTCGACGGCCTCTTTATTCTCGATAAAGGCGATGAAGGAGCAGCCCTTGCACGGGGAGCAGGGCGCGTTCCCACTCAGCAATTTGCTTCCCATGCAGAATTGGTGGAGTACCTATTGCGGCAGTTGCAAGCGGGCGATCGCCTCCTCTTTAAGGCCTCCCATGCCGTTGCCCTCGATCAAGTGGTTACTGAACTGCGGCAGCGTTGGCCAAAACTTCAGTGCGGCTGA
- the serS gene encoding serine--tRNA ligase, translated as MIDLKQLRENPQAFGDRLRRRGGDFDLDRILELDAQQRQLEQRRSHLQARSNEIGALVGKKIKSGVAATDPEIQALKAEANDLKQQLSDLEPQERQLKEELERLLLTIPNPPSETTPIGRDETENVEVRRWGEEYKPSQPCQPHWDIATQLGLWDVERSVKVAQSRFVTLLGMGAALERALIQFMLDTHRDRGYVEVLPPLLVNSASLTGTGQLPKFAEESFRCADDDLWLIPTAEVPVTNLYRDEILAADQLPIYHCAYTPCFRREAGSYGKDTRGLIRLHQFNKVELVKFVHPETSAAEHEALVADAEFILQALKLPYRVIELCTGDLGFGAMKCYDLEVWLPAAGCYREISSCSNFGDFQARRAKIRFKGAKQKGTQFVHTLNGSGLAVGRTMAAILENYQQPDGTVRVPEVLQPYLKCSHIGEAKS; from the coding sequence GTGATTGATCTCAAACAACTGCGAGAAAATCCCCAAGCCTTTGGCGATCGCCTGCGGCGGCGCGGCGGTGACTTTGACCTCGACCGCATTTTAGAGTTGGATGCGCAGCAGCGACAGCTTGAGCAACGGCGATCGCACCTCCAAGCCCGCAGTAACGAAATTGGTGCCCTCGTCGGCAAAAAGATTAAGTCCGGCGTTGCCGCCACTGACCCCGAAATTCAAGCCCTCAAGGCTGAAGCCAACGATCTCAAGCAGCAACTCAGTGATCTTGAACCCCAAGAACGGCAGCTCAAAGAGGAATTGGAGCGCCTGCTGCTGACCATTCCCAACCCCCCCAGTGAGACCACCCCCATTGGCCGCGATGAAACTGAAAACGTTGAGGTACGCCGCTGGGGTGAGGAGTATAAACCGAGCCAGCCTTGCCAGCCCCACTGGGACATTGCCACTCAACTGGGACTCTGGGATGTGGAGCGATCGGTGAAAGTGGCGCAGAGTCGTTTTGTGACCCTCTTGGGCATGGGGGCGGCCCTTGAGCGAGCCTTGATCCAATTCATGCTTGATACCCACCGCGATCGCGGCTATGTGGAAGTCTTGCCGCCCCTGCTGGTCAATAGTGCCTCGCTGACCGGGACAGGGCAGTTACCCAAATTTGCCGAGGAAAGTTTTCGCTGCGCCGATGATGATCTTTGGCTGATTCCGACAGCGGAAGTGCCAGTGACGAATCTCTATCGCGATGAAATTTTAGCCGCCGATCAACTGCCCATTTACCACTGTGCCTACACCCCCTGTTTTCGTCGCGAAGCGGGAAGTTATGGCAAAGACACACGCGGTCTGATTCGCCTCCACCAATTCAACAAGGTGGAGCTGGTCAAGTTTGTCCACCCAGAGACTTCTGCCGCTGAACATGAAGCCCTTGTGGCCGATGCCGAGTTTATTCTCCAAGCCCTGAAGTTACCCTATCGCGTGATTGAACTGTGTACAGGGGATTTGGGCTTTGGTGCCATGAAGTGCTACGACCTAGAGGTGTGGCTGCCGGCTGCGGGTTGCTACCGCGAAATTTCCAGTTGCTCCAACTTTGGGGATTTTCAGGCGCGGCGTGCCAAAATTCGCTTCAAAGGCGCTAAGCAAAAGGGAACACAGTTTGTCCACACCCTCAATGGCTCTGGCCTAGCCGTCGGACGAACCATGGCAGCCATTCTTGAAAACTACCAACAACCCGATGGAACGGTGCGGGTACCGGAGGTGCTGCAACCCTATCTGAAATGCAGCCACATTGGCGAGGCAAAATCGTGA
- the apcD gene encoding allophycocyanin subunit alpha-B: MSVISQVLLKADDELRYPTTGELQTITDFFQTGEQRLRIATTLAENEKRIVEQASKKLWQKRPDFISPGGNAYGQKQRALCLRDYGWYMRLITYGILAGDKDPIERTGIIGVREMYNSLGVPMTGMAEAIRCLKDASLALLSTEDAEVAAPYFDYIIQEMS, encoded by the coding sequence ATGAGTGTCATTAGTCAGGTTCTTCTTAAAGCGGACGATGAATTGCGCTACCCCACCACGGGCGAACTCCAGACGATTACTGACTTTTTCCAAACGGGTGAGCAACGCCTCCGCATCGCCACGACACTGGCCGAAAATGAGAAACGCATTGTTGAGCAAGCCAGCAAAAAACTGTGGCAGAAGCGGCCTGACTTCATCTCACCGGGGGGCAACGCCTACGGCCAGAAACAGCGTGCTCTCTGTCTGCGCGACTATGGCTGGTATATGCGCCTGATTACCTATGGCATCCTCGCGGGTGACAAGGATCCCATTGAGCGCACGGGGATTATTGGGGTACGAGAAATGTACAACTCCCTTGGTGTGCCGATGACGGGGATGGCAGAAGCCATTCGTTGCCTCAAGGACGCCTCCTTGGCACTGCTAAGCACCGAAGATGCTGAAGTAGCGGCACCCTACTTTGACTACATTATTCAAGAAATGTCCTAG
- a CDS encoding AI-2E family transporter, whose product MTFGQWIGLLVLGVCLYILWEIRQVLLLVFLAVVLATALNWLQLRLQHWGLQRGRAIAISISLTFLIIFGFFWMIIPPFLREAQQLGVLIPKGLGRVEAWLDEIAYLLPSSGFDDTPVINRLIMQLEPFLEQIFNNFFALFSNTLAVLLNTLLVLVLTVMLVLDPQPYRRGFIRLFPAFYRSRIDTILTESEQALLAWLAGTGLNMLVIGVVSGIVLALLGVRLVLANAFLAGLLEAIPNIGPALSVIPPMIIAFIDNPWRAVAVLIAYIVIQQLEQYLLVPVVMAKQVELLPAVTLVSQIVFAIFFGFLGLLLALPLVIVGQIWFTEIVLKDILDRWQPSPPPEASTAPILPLPPPPPPAAADPAASDAISEDGSIET is encoded by the coding sequence GTGACGTTTGGGCAGTGGATTGGCTTACTCGTACTGGGGGTGTGTCTCTACATCCTCTGGGAAATTCGCCAAGTTTTGCTCCTAGTCTTTTTGGCGGTGGTCTTGGCCACGGCTCTCAATTGGCTGCAACTGCGGCTCCAGCACTGGGGACTGCAACGGGGGCGGGCGATCGCCATCAGTATTAGCTTGACTTTCCTGATCATCTTTGGCTTCTTTTGGATGATTATTCCCCCCTTTTTGCGGGAAGCGCAGCAACTGGGGGTTTTAATTCCCAAGGGTCTAGGACGGGTGGAAGCATGGCTTGATGAGATTGCTTACCTTTTGCCAAGTAGTGGCTTTGATGACACTCCTGTAATCAATCGGCTGATTATGCAGTTAGAGCCATTCCTCGAACAAATCTTTAATAACTTCTTTGCCCTCTTTTCCAATACATTGGCGGTCTTGCTGAATACGCTGTTGGTGTTAGTGCTAACAGTGATGCTGGTGCTGGATCCCCAGCCCTACCGCCGAGGGTTTATTCGCCTGTTTCCAGCCTTCTACCGCTCCCGCATTGACACAATTCTCACCGAGAGTGAACAGGCACTCTTGGCGTGGTTGGCGGGAACAGGTCTGAATATGCTTGTGATTGGTGTGGTCAGTGGTATTGTTCTTGCTTTGCTGGGAGTGCGCTTGGTTCTAGCCAATGCCTTCTTGGCCGGTCTCCTTGAGGCAATTCCCAACATTGGCCCTGCCCTGAGTGTGATTCCGCCAATGATCATTGCTTTTATTGACAATCCGTGGCGGGCGGTGGCCGTTCTCATTGCCTACATTGTGATTCAACAGTTGGAGCAATACCTGCTAGTGCCAGTGGTTATGGCCAAACAGGTAGAGCTGCTGCCTGCTGTGACGCTGGTTTCACAAATTGTTTTTGCGATTTTCTTTGGTTTTTTGGGCTTACTGTTGGCACTGCCCCTCGTGATTGTGGGTCAGATTTGGTTTACGGAAATTGTGCTCAAGGACATTCTCGATCGCTGGCAGCCCAGCCCGCCACCTGAAGCGTCAACTGCACCAATTTTGCCGCTGCCCCCGCCGCCCCCACCTGCTGCCGCAGATCCTGCCGCATCTGATGCAATTTCTGAGGATGGCTCAATAGAGACTTAA
- a CDS encoding metallophosphoesterase family protein translates to MAVRLGIISDPHIALPETIPTDYSPIFLYEVSIPAFEAAVAHLLDLGIDALLIPGDLTRDGEVLNHRWLSTYLQTLPVPCYVIPGNHDVPLPLGDNNRIGWADFPQWYAHAGYGKGAKHYYQTLLADNLQLIALNSNQFSPTGQQVGAVDQGQLAWLAALLAEPFAGLRLVMIHHNVLEHWPQQSQSPMGQRYLLENRAELLNLLRSAGVALVLTGHLHVQDIAYEQGLFDLTTGSLVSYPHPYRRLILQEHPQGSWQVDVQSYHIQSLKAYPTLSDLSREWMLQRGAGFMVRFLTLPPFNLPETEAKPLAQTLSFLWPEIAKGDTQVTLPDLPASLAAYFAQFNHRPPTEYPHLGDNNTAFVI, encoded by the coding sequence ATGGCGGTGCGACTCGGTATTATCAGTGATCCCCACATCGCCCTGCCGGAGACAATTCCGACAGATTATTCCCCCATTTTTCTCTACGAAGTCAGTATTCCTGCCTTTGAAGCTGCCGTTGCCCATCTCCTCGACTTGGGAATTGATGCCCTATTGATTCCCGGTGACCTGACGCGGGATGGCGAAGTCCTCAATCATCGCTGGCTCAGTACCTATCTGCAAACTCTGCCCGTTCCCTGCTATGTGATTCCGGGGAACCACGATGTGCCTCTGCCGCTAGGGGATAACAACCGTATTGGTTGGGCTGACTTTCCGCAGTGGTATGCCCACGCTGGTTACGGCAAGGGCGCCAAGCATTACTATCAAACCCTGCTTGCAGACAACCTGCAACTGATTGCTCTGAATTCCAACCAATTTAGCCCGACAGGTCAGCAGGTGGGGGCAGTGGATCAGGGACAACTGGCATGGTTGGCGGCTCTATTGGCAGAACCCTTTGCTGGACTGCGCCTTGTGATGATTCACCACAATGTCCTTGAGCATTGGCCACAACAGAGCCAAAGTCCGATGGGACAGCGCTACCTTCTGGAGAATCGGGCGGAATTATTGAACCTGTTGCGATCGGCGGGAGTGGCTCTGGTCTTAACCGGACATCTCCATGTCCAAGATATTGCCTATGAGCAGGGGCTATTTGACCTAACCACCGGTTCCCTGGTGAGCTATCCCCATCCCTATCGTCGGCTCATTTTGCAGGAACATCCCCAAGGGAGCTGGCAAGTGGATGTGCAATCCTACCACATTCAATCCCTGAAGGCCTATCCCACCTTGAGTGACCTGTCACGAGAATGGATGCTTCAGCGGGGTGCGGGGTTTATGGTGCGCTTTCTCACCTTGCCGCCCTTTAATTTACCAGAAACTGAGGCCAAGCCCCTCGCCCAAACGCTATCTTTTCTGTGGCCTGAAATTGCTAAAGGGGATACTCAAGTGACGTTACCTGATTTACCGGCATCCTTGGCGGCCTACTTTGCCCAGTTTAACCACAGACCACCAACGGAGTATCCTCACCTAGGGGACAACAATACGGCTTTTGTGATTTAG